A genomic segment from Nocardiopsis sp. Huas11 encodes:
- a CDS encoding class I SAM-dependent methyltransferase, whose protein sequence is MFTPEAVTPAVDLLAELAGDGAALEFGVGTGRIALPLARRGVPVHGIDMSRAMVDRLRAKPGADAVGTTIGDFATTRVEGNRSLVYLVFNTIGNLTTQDSQVACFENAAAHLRPGGRFVVEVGVPELRRLPAGQHVLPFGQSATKWAFDVYDCATQAMSSNYVTVDGGKGSVWSIPFRYVWPSELDLMARIAGMRLVERWAGWNREPFTHESTEHVSVWEKSAP, encoded by the coding sequence ATGTTCACCCCCGAGGCGGTCACCCCTGCGGTCGACCTGCTGGCGGAGCTGGCCGGGGACGGGGCCGCACTGGAGTTCGGTGTGGGCACGGGGCGGATCGCCCTGCCGCTGGCTCGGCGCGGTGTCCCGGTCCACGGCATCGACATGTCGCGGGCGATGGTCGACCGGCTGCGCGCCAAGCCGGGCGCGGACGCGGTCGGCACCACGATCGGGGACTTCGCGACCACGCGGGTCGAGGGCAACCGGTCCCTGGTGTACCTGGTGTTCAACACGATCGGCAACCTCACCACCCAGGACTCGCAGGTGGCGTGCTTCGAGAACGCCGCCGCCCACCTGCGGCCGGGCGGCCGGTTCGTGGTGGAGGTGGGTGTGCCCGAGCTGAGGCGGCTGCCCGCCGGACAACACGTGCTGCCGTTCGGGCAGAGCGCCACGAAGTGGGCCTTCGACGTCTACGACTGCGCCACCCAGGCGATGAGCTCCAACTACGTCACCGTGGACGGCGGGAAGGGCTCGGTCTGGTCGATCCCGTTCCGCTACGTGTGGCCGTCCGAGCTGGACCTCATGGCGCGTATCGCCGGGATGCGGCTCGTGGAGCGCTGGGCGGGCTGGAACCGCGAGCCGTTCACGCACGAGAGCACCGAGCACGTGTCCGTGTGGGAGAAGTCCGCCCCCTGA
- a CDS encoding FAD-binding oxidoreductase, translated as MTAYRNGGVSHWMRATDPSAASAADPSADPSAGTAPRPRAEPDHGPAPLPEERQDLVIVGGGLTGLWAAYQAAVEDPDRSITVLEAEHVGYGASGRNGGWMSTLLPGNRAVYARAARARGRDGAAEVRAFQREMNTTIDDTLRVLAEEGIDADQHQGGHLQVATTPAALKRLERAHAADLAHGYHASELDLLDADQVGERVAVAPALGGLYYRPTARVDPAKLTRGLARAVRDRGVRVLEGTRVMRVAAGRVTTARGDVRATTVLCCLEAYSGQVEGDVPGLGRREVIPVNSSMIVTAPLPDAVWARIGWDGRECLSDAAHTFVYAQRTEDGRIAIGGRGTPYSYASGTPGQGEVDARTVRTLHDRLRFFFPGVDLPVAHAWRGAIGVTRDWCAGVFFDPGARVGVVRGFAGHGVTATRLAALTLLDRAAERDTPLTRLPWNDHDSGHWEPEPIRWVGVHAMYRLFGAADRWEESRHSQETSLIARFGARLAGLSE; from the coding sequence ATGACCGCCTATCGCAACGGTGGGGTCTCGCACTGGATGCGGGCGACCGACCCGTCGGCCGCGAGCGCCGCGGACCCCTCCGCGGACCCCTCCGCGGGGACCGCCCCGCGGCCCCGCGCGGAACCCGACCACGGACCCGCGCCGCTTCCCGAGGAGCGCCAGGACCTGGTCATCGTCGGCGGCGGACTGACCGGGCTCTGGGCGGCCTACCAGGCCGCCGTCGAGGATCCCGACCGGTCCATCACCGTGCTGGAGGCCGAACACGTCGGCTACGGCGCCTCCGGGCGCAACGGCGGCTGGATGTCCACGCTGCTGCCCGGCAACCGCGCCGTCTACGCCAGGGCCGCCCGGGCCCGGGGTCGCGACGGCGCCGCCGAGGTCAGGGCCTTCCAGCGCGAGATGAACACGACCATCGACGACACCCTGCGCGTCCTGGCCGAGGAGGGTATCGACGCCGACCAGCACCAGGGCGGCCACCTCCAGGTCGCCACCACCCCCGCCGCGCTCAAGCGGCTGGAGCGGGCGCACGCCGCCGACCTGGCCCACGGCTACCACGCGTCGGAACTCGACCTCCTCGACGCCGACCAGGTCGGCGAGCGCGTGGCCGTCGCCCCGGCACTGGGCGGGCTGTACTACCGGCCCACCGCCCGGGTCGACCCGGCCAAGCTCACCCGCGGCCTGGCGCGCGCCGTGCGGGACAGGGGCGTGCGCGTGCTCGAAGGCACCCGCGTCATGCGCGTCGCCGCCGGAAGGGTGACGACCGCGCGGGGCGATGTGCGCGCCACCACGGTCCTGTGCTGCCTGGAGGCCTACTCCGGTCAGGTGGAGGGCGACGTGCCCGGCCTGGGGCGGCGCGAGGTCATCCCCGTCAACTCCTCGATGATCGTCACCGCCCCGCTCCCGGACGCGGTCTGGGCGCGGATCGGGTGGGACGGCCGCGAGTGCCTGAGCGACGCCGCGCACACGTTCGTCTACGCCCAGCGCACCGAGGACGGCCGCATCGCGATCGGCGGGCGCGGCACGCCCTACTCCTACGCCTCGGGCACCCCCGGCCAGGGTGAGGTCGACGCCCGTACCGTGCGCACGCTGCACGACCGGCTCCGCTTCTTCTTCCCCGGCGTGGACCTGCCCGTCGCACACGCCTGGCGCGGCGCGATCGGGGTCACCCGGGACTGGTGCGCCGGCGTCTTCTTCGACCCGGGGGCGCGCGTCGGCGTCGTGCGCGGGTTCGCCGGCCACGGCGTGACCGCGACCCGCCTGGCGGCGCTGACCCTGCTGGACCGCGCGGCCGAGCGCGACACCCCGCTCACCCGGCTGCCGTGGAACGACCACGACTCCGGCCACTGGGAGCCCGAACCGATCCGATGGGTCGGCGTGCACGCCATGTACCGGCTGTTCGGGGCCGCCGACCGCTGGGAGGAGAGCAGGCACTCCCAGGAGACCTCCCTCATCGCCCGCTTCGGAGCGAGGCTGGCGGGCCTGAGCGAATGA
- a CDS encoding XRE family transcriptional regulator, translated as MVNDDTESPAGIGARLRRRRRALQLTLRDVADQSGLTEGYLSQIERDQANASVRALQRLCAVLKLNVGDLFDQEAASASAVLRFRDTRGMSFGEGATKVKLTPSAFDHLEVLLGHFAPGGSTGVEPYTHGDSEELLLVLSGEVEVWVGDEHHRLGALDSVHYRSSEPHRVVETSGRDEARVLWAIAPPTY; from the coding sequence GTGGTGAACGACGACACAGAATCCCCCGCCGGCATCGGCGCGCGGCTCCGCCGTCGCCGGCGCGCCCTCCAGCTCACGCTGCGGGACGTGGCCGACCAGAGCGGCCTGACCGAGGGCTACCTGTCGCAGATCGAACGCGACCAGGCCAACGCGAGCGTGCGCGCCCTCCAACGGCTCTGCGCGGTCCTCAAGCTCAACGTCGGGGACCTCTTCGACCAGGAGGCCGCCTCGGCCAGCGCCGTCCTGCGCTTTCGCGACACCCGCGGTATGTCCTTCGGCGAGGGCGCGACCAAGGTCAAGCTCACGCCCTCCGCCTTCGACCACCTCGAAGTCCTCCTCGGCCACTTCGCCCCGGGCGGCTCCACCGGCGTGGAGCCCTACACCCACGGCGACTCCGAGGAACTGCTCCTGGTCCTGTCCGGCGAGGTGGAGGTGTGGGTCGGCGACGAGCACCACCGGCTCGGCGCCCTCGACTCGGTCCACTACCGCAGCAGCGAGCCGCACCGCGTCGTCGAGACGTCGGGACGCGACGAGGCCCGGGTGCTCTGGGCGATCGCCCCGCCCACGTACTGA
- a CDS encoding MBL fold metallo-hydrolase, producing MHDSSPVQRLRTSGLFSLEGGEFDVENNVWIVGDREHAIVIDAAHDHEAIARGLGDRELMAIVSTHGHSDHVNAAVSLADLTDSPILLHPDDAELWHQVHPAREPDAPLLHGEVLRVGGMELAVLHTPGHTPGGVSLYAAELGVVFTGDTLFPGGPGATGQPFSDFPTIIASIRDHLVNLPGETVVHPGHGESTTIAEAAAHLDDWASRGF from the coding sequence GTGCATGACTCCTCCCCCGTCCAGCGCCTTCGTACCTCAGGCCTCTTCAGCCTGGAGGGCGGCGAGTTCGACGTCGAGAACAACGTGTGGATCGTCGGGGACCGCGAGCACGCGATCGTCATCGACGCCGCCCACGACCACGAGGCCATCGCCCGGGGACTGGGCGACCGCGAACTGATGGCCATCGTGTCCACCCACGGGCACAGCGATCACGTCAACGCGGCGGTCTCCCTGGCCGACCTCACGGACTCGCCCATCCTGCTCCACCCCGACGACGCCGAGCTCTGGCACCAGGTCCACCCCGCGCGTGAGCCCGATGCCCCGCTGCTGCACGGCGAGGTGCTGCGGGTGGGCGGCATGGAGCTGGCGGTCCTGCACACACCGGGGCACACCCCGGGCGGTGTGAGCCTGTACGCGGCCGAACTCGGCGTGGTCTTCACCGGCGACACCCTCTTCCCGGGCGGACCGGGGGCCACGGGGCAGCCGTTCTCGGACTTCCCGACGATCATCGCCTCCATCCGCGACCACCTGGTGAACCTGCCAGGGGAGACGGTCGTTCACCCCGGCCACGGCGAGTCCACGACCATCGCCGAGGCCGCCGCGCACCTGGACGACTGGGCCTCGCGGGGCTTCTGA
- a CDS encoding adenylate/guanylate cyclase domain-containing protein, with product MPSRPDPKAIETVLLGGEAVYTREQAIELAGAEPELAGRVWRALGFPALGDDSVIFAESDVEALRITNSLLQEGVLDEEGVVRFARAMGQTMARLADWQTSILSTLIFKDGDVSAASPLMNHVKELLPDVERLLLHIWRRQLAASTARTLAVMSNGDDVVPNYYPLIVGFADLVSFTTLSRELDEVELAGVVEGFEATAADIIASGGGRVVKTLGDEVLYVADAPQQAADIALRLASGVKTHVEVPDVRVGVAYGPVLTLHGDVFGTTVNRSSRLTSFARPGTVLIDDALAESLTDDEGLQVVKVRARHAHGLGLIQPYALRRNFEPGGH from the coding sequence ATGCCGTCGCGTCCTGACCCGAAAGCGATCGAAACCGTCCTGCTGGGCGGTGAAGCGGTCTACACCAGGGAACAGGCGATCGAACTCGCCGGTGCCGAGCCCGAACTCGCCGGGCGCGTCTGGCGTGCCCTCGGCTTCCCAGCCCTGGGCGACGACTCCGTCATCTTCGCGGAGAGCGACGTCGAGGCCCTGCGCATCACCAACTCGCTGTTGCAGGAGGGCGTGCTCGACGAGGAGGGCGTGGTCCGCTTCGCCCGCGCCATGGGGCAGACCATGGCCCGGCTGGCCGACTGGCAGACCAGCATCCTGAGCACCCTCATCTTCAAGGACGGCGACGTCTCCGCCGCCAGTCCGCTGATGAACCACGTCAAGGAGCTGCTGCCGGACGTGGAGCGGCTGCTGCTGCACATCTGGCGCCGCCAGCTCGCCGCCTCCACCGCGCGCACGCTGGCGGTGATGTCCAACGGTGACGACGTGGTGCCCAACTACTACCCGCTCATCGTCGGATTCGCCGACCTGGTCTCCTTCACCACCCTGAGCCGCGAACTCGACGAGGTCGAGCTGGCGGGGGTCGTGGAGGGCTTCGAGGCCACCGCGGCGGACATCATCGCCTCCGGCGGCGGACGCGTGGTCAAGACCCTCGGCGACGAGGTCCTCTACGTGGCCGACGCCCCCCAGCAGGCGGCCGACATCGCGCTGCGGCTGGCGTCGGGGGTCAAGACGCACGTGGAGGTGCCCGACGTCAGGGTCGGTGTGGCCTACGGGCCGGTGCTGACCCTGCACGGGGACGTCTTCGGCACGACCGTCAACCGCTCCAGCCGCCTGACCTCCTTCGCCCGGCCCGGCACCGTCCTCATCGACGACGCCCTGGCGGAGAGCCTCACCGACGACGAAGGGCTCCAGGTGGTCAAGGTCCGCGCCCGTCACGCGCACGGCCTCGGACTCATCCAGCCCTACGCCCTGCGCCGCAACTTCGAGCCCGGCGGGCACTGA
- a CDS encoding PH domain-containing protein, with amino-acid sequence MAIADRYLSDDEELVHVARQHWTVLVGECVALLLIVAAVGAALWFLPWDQDWSLIAAAAVAGVGLLAAIVFCFVPMLKWSTTVYILTNQRLMMRDGIVSRQGRDIPLSRVNDVSFAISLWERLMRYGTLSVQSASEQEGMVLRRVPRPQWFQSEIYRQVNAVHTARRPDVPPGPRG; translated from the coding sequence ATGGCTATCGCGGACCGTTATCTCTCCGATGACGAAGAACTCGTCCACGTCGCCCGCCAGCACTGGACCGTCCTGGTAGGCGAGTGCGTGGCACTGCTGCTCATCGTCGCGGCCGTCGGGGCAGCGCTGTGGTTCCTCCCCTGGGACCAGGACTGGAGCCTGATCGCCGCGGCCGCGGTGGCCGGCGTCGGTCTGCTCGCCGCGATCGTCTTCTGCTTCGTGCCCATGCTCAAGTGGTCGACCACCGTCTACATCCTGACCAACCAGCGCCTGATGATGCGCGACGGAATCGTGTCCAGGCAGGGCCGGGACATCCCCCTCAGCCGGGTCAACGACGTCTCCTTCGCCATCTCGCTCTGGGAACGCCTCATGCGGTACGGAACTTTGTCCGTACAGTCGGCGTCCGAGCAGGAGGGCATGGTCCTGCGTCGGGTCCCCAGACCCCAGTGGTTCCAGTCCGAGATCTACCGCCAGGTCAACGCCGTCCACACGGCCCGGAGACCGGATGTTCCTCCGGGTCCGCGGGGATGA
- a CDS encoding biotin--[acetyl-CoA-carboxylase] ligase, producing MSSDTETFPRPPLDAAALNAALVRPGRMWRGVEVVPAVGSTNSELVARSATGAPHGTVLVTEHQTAGRGRLGRVFTTPDRAALTFSVLLRPRVPTNALGWIPVIMGVAAVGAVRSVTGVRAVLKWPNDVLVTAAERAGGAGSAGADGDGGDHGAAGTAENDGKLAGILSEADFSAPDALGVVVGIGLNVSQDRCELPVDTAVSLRSEGAADLDRGRLLTELLREFEELYTPWSAAGGDAGACGLAAAYRELCVTIGRRVRVHLPGDGLLEGVAAGVDGDARLLVDGPAGRTALSAGDVVHVRPGG from the coding sequence ATGTCCAGTGACACCGAGACCTTCCCGCGCCCGCCGCTCGACGCCGCGGCGCTCAACGCCGCACTCGTCCGCCCCGGGAGGATGTGGCGCGGCGTCGAGGTGGTGCCCGCCGTGGGATCGACCAACTCCGAACTGGTGGCGCGCTCGGCGACGGGCGCACCCCACGGCACCGTGCTGGTGACCGAGCACCAGACCGCCGGACGCGGGCGGCTGGGGCGCGTGTTCACCACGCCGGACCGCGCCGCGCTGACCTTCTCCGTGCTTCTGCGCCCCCGGGTCCCGACCAACGCGCTGGGGTGGATCCCCGTGATCATGGGCGTGGCCGCGGTCGGCGCGGTGCGGAGCGTGACCGGTGTGCGGGCCGTCCTGAAGTGGCCCAACGACGTCCTCGTCACCGCGGCGGAGCGCGCGGGGGGAGCCGGGAGCGCGGGGGCCGACGGCGACGGCGGGGACCACGGCGCCGCCGGGACCGCCGAGAACGACGGCAAGCTCGCGGGCATCCTGTCCGAGGCGGACTTCTCCGCCCCCGACGCCCTCGGGGTGGTGGTGGGGATCGGCCTCAACGTCTCCCAGGACCGCTGCGAACTGCCCGTGGACACCGCGGTCTCCCTGCGGAGCGAGGGCGCCGCCGATCTGGACCGGGGCCGCCTGCTCACCGAGCTGCTGCGGGAGTTCGAGGAGCTCTACACCCCCTGGTCGGCCGCCGGCGGCGACGCGGGCGCGTGCGGCCTGGCCGCGGCCTACCGTGAACTCTGCGTGACCATCGGCCGAAGGGTACGTGTCCACCTGCCCGGCGACGGGCTGCTGGAGGGGGTCGCGGCCGGCGTCGACGGCGACGCCCGCCTGTTGGTCGACGGCCCCGCGGGGCGGACGGCGCTGAGCGCGGGCGACGTCGTCCACGTGCGTCCGGGCGGCTGA
- a CDS encoding Uma2 family endonuclease, translating into MSIAEAEAEAETVDTVPSHWEVVLRAWEQLDLPEGWRAEIIEGDIHIVTPPKDEHSEIIDQLQTRLFREKFRDGSRIGECTVHQNIDLRIPESGSLYIPDLVVLPGSVMDRGPEHSASDALLVVEVTSRSTADRDRKAKLRGYAHAQIPLYLLVDRWDPATGRGEVTLFSGPENGTYTSVVKVPFGKDIHLPEPFDLTLDTSGFPA; encoded by the coding sequence ATGAGTATCGCGGAAGCGGAAGCAGAAGCGGAGACAGTGGACACCGTGCCGTCCCACTGGGAAGTCGTGTTGCGCGCCTGGGAACAGCTGGACCTGCCCGAGGGCTGGCGGGCCGAGATCATCGAAGGCGACATCCACATCGTGACTCCCCCCAAGGACGAGCACAGCGAAATCATCGACCAGCTCCAGACACGGCTCTTCCGCGAGAAGTTCCGCGATGGAAGCCGGATCGGCGAGTGCACCGTCCATCAGAACATCGACCTGCGGATACCAGAGAGCGGCAGTCTGTACATCCCGGACCTGGTGGTGCTTCCGGGCTCTGTCATGGATCGTGGGCCCGAGCATTCGGCGAGCGATGCCCTCCTCGTCGTCGAGGTGACGTCGAGAAGCACAGCGGACAGGGACCGCAAGGCAAAGCTCCGGGGCTACGCGCACGCACAGATCCCGCTGTACCTCCTGGTGGACCGGTGGGACCCCGCCACCGGCCGGGGGGAGGTCACGCTCTTCTCCGGGCCGGAGAACGGCACGTACACCAGCGTGGTGAAGGTCCCGTTCGGCAAGGACATCCACCTGCCCGAGCCGTTCGACCTCACACTCGACACCTCCGGCTTCCCTGCCTGA
- a CDS encoding phosphoenolpyruvate carboxylase, translating to MLGTVLAESGGADLLSDVERLRHAVIGARDGAVTTEEITAIVAAWPLERAKQVARAFTVYFHLANLAEEHQRMRALRERDDAANPPRESLAAAVRAIRESDGEERLDELIAGMEFHPVLTAHPTEARRRAVSTSILRISAQLDAWHSSHEGSSAAAEAHRRLLEEIDLLWRTSQLRYTKLDPLDEVRTALAAFDETIFDVIPHVYRTLDAAVDPEGTGVRAPRATPFVRYGTWIGGDRDGNPFVTSEVTREAMNIQSEHVLIGLERACDKVARTLTAYSNLTPAAPALLDALVSGKAGHPSLMAQITSRSPNEPHRQLLLLAAARLRATRERDADLAYPNADAFLADLHLVQDSLVAAGAVRQAYGELQHLIWQAQTFGFHLAELEIRQHSEVHAAALAELRAGGPRSERTEEVLDTIRVIAWIQERFGVEACRRYIVSFTRSAEDIEAVYELVEHALGERRRIVLDVIPLFETGADLDASPHVLDGMLKLPPVQRRLAESDRRIEVMLGYSDSAKDVGPVSATLRLYDAQARLAAWAAEHDVRLTLFHGRGGSLGRGGGPASRALLAQAPGSVGGRFKVTEQGEVIFARYGQAAIARRHVEQVGHAVLMASTDSVQERERAAAERYRPHADRIAAAAQEAYLELINTEEFAVWFSRVSPLEELGELRLGSRPARRGAARGLGDLRAIPWVFAWTQTRVNLPGWFGLGTGLAAVEDLEVLRAAYREWPMFASLLDNAEMSLAKTDRTIAERYLALGGREELSERVLAEYDRTRDLVLKVTGHSRLLENRAVLSRAVDLRNPYVDALSHLQLRALEALRGEEADSLSEQDQQHLERLLLLSVNGVAAGLQNTG from the coding sequence ATGCTCGGAACGGTCCTCGCCGAAAGCGGCGGCGCGGACCTCCTCTCCGACGTCGAACGGCTCCGGCACGCCGTGATCGGGGCCCGGGACGGCGCGGTCACCACCGAGGAGATCACCGCGATCGTCGCCGCGTGGCCGCTGGAGCGCGCCAAGCAGGTCGCGCGGGCGTTCACGGTCTACTTCCACCTGGCGAACCTGGCCGAGGAACACCAGCGCATGCGCGCCCTGCGCGAACGCGACGACGCCGCGAACCCGCCTCGGGAGTCGCTCGCGGCGGCGGTGCGCGCCATTCGCGAGTCCGACGGCGAGGAGCGGCTCGACGAGCTGATCGCGGGGATGGAGTTCCACCCCGTGCTCACCGCGCACCCCACCGAGGCCCGCCGCCGCGCCGTCTCCACCTCCATCCTGCGGATCAGCGCCCAGCTGGACGCCTGGCACTCCTCCCACGAGGGCAGCTCCGCCGCCGCCGAGGCGCACCGGCGCCTTCTGGAGGAGATCGACCTCCTCTGGCGCACCTCGCAGCTGCGCTACACCAAGCTCGACCCGCTCGACGAGGTGCGCACCGCGCTCGCCGCGTTCGACGAGACGATCTTCGACGTCATCCCGCACGTGTACCGGACCCTCGACGCGGCGGTCGACCCCGAGGGGACCGGCGTGCGCGCCCCGCGCGCGACCCCGTTCGTGCGCTACGGCACCTGGATCGGCGGTGACCGCGACGGCAACCCGTTCGTCACCTCCGAGGTGACCCGCGAGGCCATGAACATCCAGTCCGAGCACGTGCTCATCGGCCTGGAACGGGCCTGCGACAAGGTGGCGCGCACCCTCACCGCGTACTCGAACCTCACCCCGGCCGCCCCGGCGCTGCTCGACGCCCTGGTCAGCGGCAAGGCGGGCCACCCCTCGCTGATGGCGCAGATCACCAGCCGCTCGCCCAACGAGCCGCACCGCCAGCTCCTGCTGCTGGCCGCGGCCCGGCTGCGCGCCACCCGTGAGCGCGACGCCGACCTGGCCTACCCGAACGCCGACGCCTTCCTCGCCGACCTGCACCTGGTCCAGGACTCGCTCGTGGCCGCCGGCGCCGTCCGCCAGGCCTACGGCGAGCTCCAGCACCTCATCTGGCAGGCGCAGACCTTCGGCTTCCACCTGGCCGAGCTGGAGATCCGCCAGCACAGCGAGGTCCACGCGGCCGCGCTGGCCGAGCTGCGCGCCGGCGGTCCGCGTTCGGAGCGCACCGAGGAGGTCCTGGACACCATCCGGGTGATCGCCTGGATCCAGGAGCGCTTCGGTGTGGAGGCGTGCCGCCGCTACATCGTCAGCTTCACCCGCTCGGCCGAGGACATCGAGGCCGTGTACGAACTCGTGGAGCACGCGCTGGGGGAGCGGCGGCGGATCGTCCTGGACGTCATCCCGCTGTTCGAGACCGGTGCGGACCTGGACGCCTCGCCGCACGTGCTGGACGGCATGCTCAAGCTGCCGCCGGTGCAGCGGCGCCTGGCGGAGTCCGACCGGCGGATCGAGGTCATGCTGGGCTACAGCGACTCCGCCAAGGACGTCGGCCCGGTGAGCGCGACCCTGCGCCTGTACGACGCCCAGGCCCGTCTGGCCGCGTGGGCGGCCGAGCACGACGTGCGCCTGACCCTCTTCCACGGCCGGGGCGGTTCCCTGGGCCGCGGCGGCGGTCCGGCCAGCCGGGCGCTGCTCGCCCAGGCGCCCGGGTCCGTGGGCGGCCGCTTCAAGGTGACCGAGCAGGGCGAGGTCATCTTCGCCCGCTACGGCCAGGCGGCGATCGCCCGCCGGCACGTGGAGCAGGTCGGCCACGCGGTGCTGATGGCCTCCACCGACAGCGTGCAGGAGCGCGAGCGCGCCGCCGCCGAGCGGTACCGGCCGCACGCCGACCGCATCGCGGCCGCCGCCCAGGAGGCGTACCTGGAGCTCATCAACACCGAGGAGTTCGCGGTGTGGTTCTCCCGGGTCAGCCCGCTGGAGGAGCTGGGCGAGCTGCGCCTGGGCTCGCGTCCGGCCCGCCGCGGGGCCGCTCGCGGTCTGGGCGACCTGCGCGCCATCCCGTGGGTGTTCGCGTGGACGCAGACCCGCGTCAACCTGCCCGGCTGGTTCGGCCTGGGCACCGGTCTGGCCGCCGTGGAGGACCTGGAGGTGCTGCGGGCCGCCTACCGCGAGTGGCCGATGTTCGCCTCGCTGCTGGACAACGCGGAGATGAGCCTGGCCAAGACGGACCGGACCATCGCCGAGCGCTACCTCGCGCTGGGCGGCCGGGAGGAGCTGAGCGAGCGGGTCCTGGCCGAGTACGACCGCACCCGCGACCTCGTGCTCAAGGTGACCGGGCACAGCCGCCTGCTGGAGAACCGCGCCGTGCTCTCGCGCGCCGTGGACCTGCGCAACCCGTACGTGGACGCGCTCTCGCACCTGCAGCTGCGCGCCCTGGAGGCGCTGCGCGGCGAGGAGGCGGACTCCCTGTCGGAGCAGGACCAGCAGCACCTGGAGCGTCTGCTCCTGCTGTCGGTCAACGGCGTGGCCGCCGGCCTGCAGAACACCGGCTGA
- a CDS encoding acyl-CoA carboxylase subunit beta gives MANEAPEPLSAAEIDIHTTAGKLADLQRRRYEAVHAGSARAVEKQHAKGKMTARERIDALLDPGSFVEFDALARHRSTNFGLDRNRPYGDGVVTGHGTVDGRPVAVFSQDVTVFGGSLGEVYGEKICKVLDHALTNGCPVVGINEGGGARIQEGVVALGLYAEIFKRNTHASGVIPQISLIMGAAAGGHVYSPALTDFVVMVDETSQMFITGPDVIKTVTGEDVSMEELGGARTHNTRSGVAHYMGADEQDAIDYVRTLLSHLPDNNLEEAPVLPAESPGGPEATDTDLALDTFIPDSANQPYDMKQVVEAVLDDGDFLEVHALFATNIVVGFGRVDGQSVGVVANQPMSFAGCLDIDASEKAARFVRTCDAFNVPVLTFVDVPGFLPGTDQEWDGIIRRGAKLLYAYAEATVPLITVITRKAFGGAYDVMGSKHLGADVNLAWPTAQIAVMGAQGAVNILHRRTLAEAEDVEAERARLVGEYEDTLLNPYSAAERGYVDGVILPSETRDQVGKALKALRNKREQLPPKKHGNIPL, from the coding sequence ATGGCCAACGAAGCCCCTGAACCGCTGTCCGCGGCTGAGATCGACATCCACACCACCGCGGGCAAGCTCGCCGACCTGCAACGGCGCAGGTACGAAGCCGTCCATGCCGGGTCCGCGCGAGCCGTCGAGAAACAGCACGCCAAAGGCAAGATGACCGCACGTGAGCGGATCGACGCACTCCTCGATCCCGGCTCGTTCGTGGAGTTCGACGCCCTCGCCCGACACCGATCGACCAACTTCGGTCTGGACCGCAACCGCCCCTACGGAGATGGCGTCGTCACCGGCCACGGCACGGTCGACGGACGCCCCGTCGCCGTCTTCAGCCAGGACGTCACCGTCTTCGGCGGATCGCTGGGCGAGGTCTACGGCGAAAAGATCTGCAAGGTCCTGGACCACGCCCTCACCAACGGGTGCCCGGTGGTGGGCATCAACGAGGGCGGCGGCGCGCGCATCCAGGAGGGGGTGGTCGCGCTCGGGCTCTACGCCGAGATCTTCAAGCGCAACACCCACGCCTCCGGCGTCATCCCGCAGATCTCCCTGATCATGGGCGCGGCGGCCGGCGGACACGTCTACTCCCCCGCCCTGACCGACTTCGTCGTCATGGTCGACGAGACCTCCCAGATGTTCATCACCGGCCCGGACGTCATCAAGACGGTCACCGGCGAGGACGTGTCGATGGAGGAGCTCGGCGGGGCGCGCACGCACAACACCCGGTCGGGCGTGGCCCACTACATGGGCGCCGACGAGCAGGACGCCATCGACTACGTCAGGACCCTGCTCTCCCACCTGCCGGACAACAACCTGGAGGAGGCCCCGGTCCTGCCGGCGGAGTCCCCCGGAGGCCCCGAGGCGACCGACACCGACCTGGCGCTGGACACCTTCATCCCGGACTCGGCGAACCAGCCCTACGACATGAAGCAGGTCGTGGAGGCGGTCCTGGACGACGGTGACTTCCTGGAGGTCCACGCCCTGTTCGCCACCAACATCGTGGTGGGCTTCGGGCGCGTGGACGGCCAGTCCGTCGGCGTGGTGGCCAACCAGCCGATGAGCTTCGCCGGCTGCCTGGACATCGACGCCTCCGAGAAGGCCGCGCGCTTCGTGCGCACCTGCGACGCGTTCAACGTCCCCGTCCTGACCTTCGTGGACGTGCCCGGGTTCCTGCCCGGGACCGACCAGGAGTGGGACGGCATCATCCGCCGGGGCGCCAAGCTGCTGTACGCCTACGCCGAGGCCACCGTCCCGCTCATCACCGTGATCACCCGCAAGGCCTTCGGCGGCGCCTACGACGTCATGGGCTCCAAGCACCTGGGCGCGGACGTCAACCTGGCCTGGCCGACCGCCCAGATCGCGGTCATGGGCGCCCAGGGCGCCGTCAACATCCTGCACCGGCGCACGCTGGCCGAGGCCGAGGACGTGGAGGCCGAGCGCGCGCGCCTGGTCGGCGAGTACGAGGACACGCTGCTCAACCCCTACTCCGCGGCCGAGCGCGGCTACGTGGACGGTGTCATCCTGCCGTCCGAGACCCGCGACCAGGTCGGCAAGGCACTCAAGGCGCTGCGCAACAAGCGTGAGCAGCTGCCGCCCAAGAAGCACGGGAACATTCCGCTGTGA